Within the Miscanthus floridulus cultivar M001 chromosome 17, ASM1932011v1, whole genome shotgun sequence genome, the region TAGGAGCACCCTTTTCCTATGAATAGAAACAAACTATGGATGGTCTTTCAGTAGTATATTGTGCTCAGACTTAAATTGTAAGTAACTTTGAATCAAACTACATGAATTTTAAGACCATGTTACCTCTTATATGGAATTGGATGGGGTCTGCTTCTGAATATTTGCTTTTTACCTACCTGATCTATATTGATTGTGCTGCTGTGCTTGATTGTGCTGCTGTATGTAGATGAATAACAGGCTCAAGGCATTTGTTTTTGCTGCTGCTGCACATTGGTTGTTGTGTGTCATGGCAATTGTTGTTCGCTCTAGGAAAAGAAAACGAGTTGCAAGAAGGGAAGGGATTACTTATGCACCAATATATGAAAGGGATAGGAAGAGAATGGAATACCTCAATGACAAAATCTGGAAGGATGACACAACTTGTGTAAACATGCTGAGAATGAACAAAGCACGTTTCTTTAGGTTTTGTAAGTTGTTTAGAGATCGTGGTTTACTTGAAGATACCGTTCATATGTGTGTTGAGGAGCAAGTGGCAATGTTTTTGCATACTGTGGGGCACAATGTTAGGAATAGAGTAATTGCAACCAATTTTGGTAGATCCGGAGAAACGGTCAGTCGTTATTTTAACAAAGTACTTCATGCTATTGGTGAGCTACGAGATGATTATATTAGGCCCCCTTCATTGGACACTCCAGCTAAAATTGAAGGAGACCCAAGGTGGTATCCATACTTTAAGGTGTGAAGCTCAACCTTATGTCATATTCTAAGTTTATTTTTTGCCAAACCTAATTGACCTAATCTTGACTTCTTTGAACATCACGTAGGATTGTATAGGAGCACTTGATGGTACACATATAAGAGCCACTATTCCAAAGGAAATGCAGCATGCTTTTCGTGGTAGATACAAGCATTGTACTCAAAATGTACTGGCAGCCGTAGATTTTGACCAAAAGTTCACCTATGTGTTGGCCGGATGGGAGGGGACAGCACATGACGCACTAGTTTTACGTGATGCTTTAACACGTGAGGGTGGCCTTCGTGTGCCACAAGGTAATACAAGAACCTATGTCTTGTCCATAAATTTGTTCATCAAAATTAATAGATCATTGAGATGTAACCTAACTATGCATCATATGTTAGGTAAATATTACCTAGTTGATGCTGGATATGGAGCCAAACCAGGATTTTTACCCCCTTTTCGGGGTGTACGATACCACTTGAATGAATGGGGGAGGAATCCGGTGCAAAATGAGAAGGAATTGTTTAACCGTAGGCACTGCTCATTGAGAATCATAGTAGAGCAAGCATTTGGAGCACTAAAAAGGAGATTCAAAGTACTTGATGATGCCTCTCCTTTTTTTCCTTATGAAACTCAAGTTGATATTGTTGTTGCTTGCTGCATCATTCATAATTGGGTGATTGAAGATGGGAGTGATGAATTCAATATACCAAGTGACAACGATGAGGACACCCAGCACACCACATATGCTGGGACAGCAAGTGAGAATGCCATTATGCTAGCTTTTAGGGAAGGCCTGGCTGCCCAAATGTGGGCAGATCGTCAAAGCCATGGAAACTAGTATCAGTCAATGTAatttgtgttgtatttttttcttGGACAATATAATAATTGTATTTGAGGGCTGAAATTGTATTTGAGGACATATTTCTACAGATATTTGATTGCCACGTTGTTTGCTACTTTGTTTGCTACTTTGTTGGCATTATTATTTGAGGACATATATTGCATTGTTTATTTTGTAGGGGAATGGAAGCAGAGGGTAGTGCAGGGACTGGTGGACATGCTACTTGGACTTCAACTTGGTCAGCCTGCATGCTCGAATACCTTGCCAATTTAGTGGTTAATGGCACCAAGACTTCATCCACCTTCAAGATGGTTCACTACAATGGGTGTGCAAAGGCTCTTCAAGAGAAATTTAGCATTGTGCGCAGTGGTGAGCAGGTTAAGAATCACCTTAAGACATGGCAAAAGAAGTTTCGTAAAATATGTGACCTTCGTGGTTTGAGTGCTGCTGGTTGGGATGAAGATACCTTCACTATAACTCTTGATGATGAGCACTACAACAATCATATTAAGGTATTTGCTGAATTATTAGTTCTCACATATAATAATCTAATAATAGTTGCTGAATTATTAGTTGTCACATAATAGTAGTTGCTAAAAATGTACATATATTGCAGGATCACAAGTCTGATGCTGATTTTCTAAACAAGCCTATTCAACACTTTGAGGAGATGCACACAATATTTGGAAGTACCATGGCTACAGGCAAGTTTGCAAAGGACTCGGGTGTGCCTCTAGGTACACAGGAAGACAGTACAGATGACTGGGACAATGAGGTACAGAGGATGGAGGTACAGAGTGATAGGAATGCAAATGAAGACAACAATGCGGCAACTTCATCGGCTACCAAGGCCACCAATCCTAAGAAGAGGGACAAGGGCAAGAAGAGGGCCATGACTGACCAAGATCCATTGGTTGCTGCAATTAAATGGGGAAGTACCAAGTTAGCCAAGGCGATAAAGGAAGCGGGGAAACCTGACAATGATGTGCCGGATGATTTGTATGACAACTTGATGGCTATGAGTGGTAGTTTCAATTCGACTCACTTATCCTTCTACCATTCCTACTTGGTCCAACATCCTCACATAGCTAGAGCTTTCAACTCCTTGCCTTTTGAACATAAATTCAATTGGGTTGCAAAGCACATTGCTGACAACTACCCTGGGCAGTAAGGGTAAGTTGTAGTCATGGGATGGTTCTTTTGTTGGTACCATATAGAACTTTATATTTGTGGTCTAAGTAAGCTTGTGTCTTGCTATGTGGAAGCCTTGAACTTGCTATATATTGTGTAAGGCTTGAACTTGATGCATCGTGCAAGCATCAGACTTGATATTAGTGTGTAATGTGCCTATGGATATGGCCTAAGACTTTTATTTGTAATATGGCCAAGACTTTTATATGTGCCTGTTATATTATTTGAGTtttttacctgtgtgccattataaaatatTGAAATGACCTGTGTACCattgaaatttgaaaaagttcTCCAATACCCTCTTTGAAATTTCTTTTGCTCTTAGAGGAGAAAGTACTCTGTAACTCTTAGAGGAGAAAGTACTCTGAAAGTTGGCCCTAGtaaaaaaactagtagtattaGAGGAGAAAGTACTCTGTACTCTACATGTAACTCTTATATGACTAGGAAAAACTACACATGATGGGGAAAGTTGGTCCTAGtaaaaaaactagtagtattaGAGGAGAAAGTACTCTGTACTCTACATGTAACTCTTATATGACTAGGAAAAACTACACATGATGGGTTATGGTGGCCTGGTGGGACATGTCTGAGTGGGTGCGAGTTGGTTGTTGCTATCTTTTCATAGGTTTGGGCTTGACTAACTCCTATG harbors:
- the LOC136517222 gene encoding protein ALP1-like, whose protein sequence is MNNRLKAFVFAAAAHWLLCVMAIVVRSRKRKRVARREGITYAPIYERDRKRMEYLNDKIWKDDTTCVNMLRMNKARFFRFCKLFRDRGLLEDTVHMCVEEQVAMFLHTVGHNVRNRVIATNFGRSGETVSRYFNKVLHAIGELRDDYIRPPSLDTPAKIEGDPRWYPYFKDCIGALDGTHIRATIPKEMQHAFRGRYKHCTQNVLAAVDFDQKFTYVLAGWEGTAHDALVLRDALTREGGLRVPQGKYYLVDAGYGAKPGFLPPFRGVRYHLNEWGRNPVQNEKELFNRRHCSLRIIVEQAFGALKRRFKVLDDASPFFPYETQVDIVVACCIIHNWVIEDGSDEFNIPSDNDEDTQHTTYAGTASENAIMLAFREGLAAQMWADRQSHGN
- the LOC136517223 gene encoding uncharacterized protein is translated as MEAEGSAGTGGHATWTSTWSACMLEYLANLVVNGTKTSSTFKMVHYNGCAKALQEKFSIVRSGEQVKNHLKTWQKKFRKICDLRGLSAAGWDEDTFTITLDDEHYNNHIKDHKSDADFLNKPIQHFEEMHTIFGSTMATGKFAKDSGVPLGTQEDSTDDWDNEVQRMEVQSDRNANEDNNAATSSATKATNPKKRDKGKKRAMTDQDPLVAAIKWGSTKLAKAIKEAGKPDNDVPDDLYDNLMAMSGSFNSTHLSFYHSYLVQHPHIARAFNSLPFEHKFNWVAKHIADNYPGQ